acctggtttttgacaaaggagccaaaactatacaatggaaaaaagaaagtatcttcaacaaatggtgctggcataactggatgtcaatatgtaaaagataacaaatagatccatatctgtcaccatgcacaaaactcaagtccaagtggatcaaagacctgaacataaatccagttacactaaacttaatagaaaagaaagtaggaagcactcttgaacgcattggcaccggagaccatttcctaaataaaacaccaacagcacagatcctaagcacaacaattaataaatgagacctcttgaaactgagaagcttttgcagggcaaaagacacagtcaataagacaaaaagacagccaacagaatgggaaaagatcttcaccaaccccacatctgacagaggattgatctccacagtatataaagaactcaagaaactagacatcaaaatacttaacagtccaattaaaaaatgggctaaagagctaaacagagaagtcacaaaacaagaaacacaaatggctgaaagacatttaaagaaatgctcaacatccttaatcatcagagaaatgcaaatcaaaacgactctgagataccaccttacacctatcaaaatggctacgatcaaaaacaccaatgacagtcaatgttggagaggatgtggagcaaagggaacactcctccactgttggtgggaatgtaaacttgtacaaccactgtggaaatcagtatggcggtttctcagaaaattaggaatcgaactacctcaagacccagccatcccactcttgggcatatacccaaggaatgctgattcataccataaagatacatgctcagctatgttcatagcagcactatttgtaataaccagacctggaaacaacctagatgcccatcaacggaagaatggatgaaaaaaatgtggtacatatacacaatggagtactactcagcagagaaaaacaatgaaagcatgaaatttgcaggcaaatggatggaactagaaaaaatcatcctgagtgaggtagcccacacccagaaagacagtcatggtatgtactcactcataagtggattctagatataaaataaagaacaatcagaccacaacccatagaaccatagaggctatatatatagcatggaggtccctaggacgactgtggcttataatgaactatgaaccaaaggctgaggggcccccagctggatcaggtcctctgaataggtgagacagttgattagcttgatcagtttgggaggcaactaggcagtgggaccaagtcctgtgctcattgcatgagttggctgtttgaaacctggagcttatgcagggacgcctggctcagtctgggaggaagggactggacctgcctggactgagtctatcaggttgatcacagtccttggcgaaggatttgccctggaggaggtgggaatgggggtaggctgggggtaaggggagggggtgggaggggggagaataggggaacccatggctgataagtagaactgaatggtattgtaaaataaaataaatgaaaaaaaagaaagaaagaaaatgaaataaatctttttttaagattcactGTCTGCAGCCATGCTTCCTGTATCATCCCAGTGAAATCCAAGAATTTGAATTCTATCACAGAGCACAATATCCACATCTATGGGGTCCTTTTCATGTGCTCAGTCATATAAATATAGGTTTTTAGTTCTGGATTTGAGATCAAATGGACTGTCTCCAGAAAATACCTCTATAGTGTTTTGAATTAAGCCTGACAACCAGAAGTCTCCCTCCTCATTCCATGTTGTGGATATTGCAACACAGACAGGGTTGATGTTAGGAGATAAAATTGGGAGGTAAAAAGACTCAACTAGACAAATAGGAACAAAGGTCCTCCTCTATCCTGGGAGCATAAAGGCACAGCGTCTCACTCTTGGCCACAGCCTGTCATTCTCACTGGCCACTATGCTGGGCTCAGGGCTGCTCTTGGTGGCCATACTGGCCTACCTGAGTGTCATGGTCTTCACGTCTGTCTGGAAGCAGAAATTCAGGGGAAAACTCCCTCCAGGACCCACTCCTCTGCCTTACATTGGGAATTACCTGCAGCTAAATATAAAAGACATGTACAGCTCCATCAAAGAGGTATCACCTGATGAGGGGATGGATGGGATGTGGGAGTATGGgcatctgtgtagttttgcatgTTTTTTGTGGTAGAAGAGTCATAGCGTAAGGCACAGTCTTTTGTTGGGGGAATTGGGAAGGCTGTGGTGCTATCTccatctttggtttttgtttttgttatgtttttaatcATTTGATTGTTGATTACAAGTAAGGTGATATCACAATACCTGACCTTTGTGCACTGGTCCAGTTAGATGGACTACACATCTAACAGCTCTCGTCTACCCCACATCAGCTCAGTGAGCGCTATGGCCCGGTGTTCACCATCCACCTCGGGCCTCGCCGGGTCGTGGTGCTCTATGGATACGATGCAGTCAAGGAGGCTTTGGTGGACCAAGCAGAGGAATTCAGTGGACGAGGCGAACAGGCCACCTATAATACTCTCTTCAAAGGCTATGGTGAGGGGGATATCACATGAGGAAATGTGGTCAGGGACACTTGTTGGCCTTATTTAAGTGGCCTATCCTCCCAACTCATCTCCCCCTTCAAGGCTGTAGGGTACTCACCACTTCCATACTGAATGTTGCCTTTCACTGTGTTCCTCCCTGGCCTGTCTCAAATCTATGACCATTGCTCCCGGCTGCTCTCTACCCCATCTGCCTCTTCTCTCTAACTAAATGTCCACCTTTGTGCATCTATCTTGATATCCTCCTAGATTGGGTCCCACACCACCGCCTTAATTTAGCTGGTATTTTTACCTTCTGAAAACACTTTCGATTTATTTACCTAATTTTtccatgtatgagtgtttgcctgtgtggaTGTATTGCACCCTGTATGTCCCTGGTGCCAATGGAGGTCAGAGAGGTCATCAGACTTCATAGAGTGGGGGTCACAGCTGCTTAAGAGCTGCTGTGAGGAAGTCTGGACAGGAACCTGGGTCACCTGCAGAACAagagctcttagccactgagccttctctccagactgatatttttatatttggggGTCTTCACCTTCCACATTCCACTGtaattctttctcttcctctgattTGAGAACGGCCTACAGcactcctttcctttcctgggaaCAACAGCCCCTCTGCTTTTTCGTCTCCCTGTTTTTATGTTTCCAGCCCAGTTGGGGATCATCCACAGCCTTTGTCTTCGCCCCCGGTTTTGGCCCCTCTTACGTGCTGAGCTGCTGCCTGCATTTGTAAATGCTGTTTTACATACCTCAGATGCTTCCTCTAAGATGAGCCTAACTCTTGTGGAATGTTATAGTCCAGCCAGTACTGGCCAAGCTTACAAAACATCAAGATGGCCTTGAGCGGCAAAACGTTCATTGTAAGCAAGAAAGGGcaaaattcagagaaagcacACAAAGAGCCAAATACCTTTATGACATTCACTCTGTGGTTACTGTTCATCACCGAGGAGGTAGCTCTTTCCTTGAAGAACCGAGGGAAACACAAATGGTTACCACTATCTAGTGTCAAAGTACAGAGGTGACGCCAGATCAGgccacacaaacaaaaccagaggcaggaacaagggtatgtttgtgtgtagtCAGTCCTTGCTATACTGGGGATTTGCTGATCTCAGCAAATGCTGTCTGACCATGGGATTCTTCATTAGTTTGCTACTTCAAAGATCCAAAATAACTACCCGGCATCTTGGGGCATGATGGAGTTGTTCTAGTTATGATATTAAGGACTAGTTTCCCTCTACTCTGAGTCTCTGCTTTTGCCTGGTTGTTATTGTTTCTCTTTGCCTGGCTGAATTGTTCCAAAGTCTtactctcctgtgtgtgtgtgtgtgtgtgtgtgtgtgtgtgtgtgtgtgtgtgtgtgtgtgtgtgagagagagagagagagagagagagagagatacagggtTGGTGTTTGTAACtcctgtgttctctctgcccctATCTATCTgtgcctccttcctttcctcttgggAACCCTCTCCAATGTGGGTACTTGGCCTTCCTCAGCATCACTCTACACTTCCCCACCTCCACGTTATTACCTTTACAGGTGTGACATTCAGCAGCGGGGAACGAGCCAAACAACTCAGGCGCTTCTCCATCGCAACACTGAGAGACTTTGGTGTGGGCAAGCGTGGTGTGGAGGAGCGTATCCAGGAGGAGGCAGTGTGTTTGGTCAAGATGTTGCAGGGTACCTGTGGTAAGCAAGAGACCCTTATGTGTTTGGGCAAGAGTAGAAACAGACCTGACACCGAGAACCTGTGGGTTGCAGCAAAGAGGTGTAGGAAAGAAGGCCTGCGAAATGATCCCTGGATGCTGGAGCAGAGTTTGGTCCCTCGTGCCAGGGGCCACATCATCTGCTTGACTCTTCTCTCCCCCATAATCCCTATGTCTTCCCAACCATGGCATGCCTCTCAGGAGCACCCATTGACCCTACCTCGTATCTGAGCCAAACAGTCTCCAACGTCATTAATTCCATTGTCTTCGGGGACCGCTTTGACTATGAGGACAAAGAGTTCCTGAAGCTGCTGCACATGATGGGTCAGATGAACAGATTTGCAGCTTCCAACCTGGGGCAGGTAACCAAATCCAGCTCTGCCTTTTGCTCTCTTAGCACCCCATGTCACCTGTACCCACAGGGCACCCACACAGGGCAAGGACCATCCCAACTCTCATCTCCACAAGCATAAGCTCCCCTCAACCCCAGCCCTTACCCTAGACAACTGACCTTTACCTCAGCAGCCATGGGAGCTATCTGGTATGTAGAATTTAATGACATCAGGATATCTCAGAGGATTCCCCGAGAAAAATCTCAAAGGGCTTCCCCGGTTTACCTTAATCTCTAACAAATCCTCTGAACATCCTAACACCTGCCCAGGGGAGACATGTTGACCACCTTAGGACCCTCCTCCATCCTGAGCACCTGGTTCTGCCAAAGCAAGGCCAGTAAAGTTATTTGGCCTCTATACTGCTGTCCCAAAATATCCCACCTGGACAACTGGACAAGAGATACCTGCTTGTCCCATGTAAATTCAGAAATGAGTAGACAGGCACCTCACCTGAGACAACCAAGCACAAATCTCTGAATAGGCTGTTTACCCAAACACCCAAATGAGTATCTTCCAGCCCCATACAGCCCACATCAAAACACCATCTGACAGGTGGACCCCACACCTTATAACCTGAACCACCCCAGGCTGAAGGCCTGACTATCTAGAAAACAGATTCTACTCTCAGACAAGTATCTAGACAACTAAACAGCCCACCCAGATGCCTAAACATCTAGATTCCCTCATTACACTCATGGGCTGAATGCTGAAAGACTGGAGCAAGGCTCTGACCCAAAATCGCTTAAAACAGCTGAGTGTCTACTAGTATACCCTTTTGATCCACCTCATCTGAATTGCTGGACAATGGACATCATGCTTAACCCACTTATGAAATGTCTGTCTGTGGGGCTGCAGCGgcaactcagtggttaagagcgtgcATTGCACAACTCTTCCTAAGGACCTAAGGTCAGTTCTCAGCACAACcgccttgtcttagttaggttttgctattgctatgaggagacactaggaccacagcaactcttataaagaaaacatttaactgagggggCTCGCtgacagttcagaagttcagtctatCATGGAGGagaccatggcagcatgcaggaagacatggtgctggagaaatagcctaGTGTCcttcatcttgcaggcaacaggaagtcgactgacataCTTGGTGGGATCCTgagtatatgaaacctcaaagcccgccccctcagtgcatacctcctccaacaaggccatcccactccaacaaaactacatctcctaatagtgccactccttatgagattatgggataatgggattatggggaccaattacattcaaactaccacacatttGTAACTCCAACCTTAAGGGATCTcagctctaagggatctgactttgggcacctgtactcatacaCGTGCACATAACTAAAGGTAAAAAGATAACAAAATGAATATAAAGAGTTCTTCAAAAAGtacagctgctgtgtgtgtgaccCAGCCTTATTATAAATACATTAGCACCTGAATGAAGGAATGCCTTGAGCCAAGTAACACTCTTTCCCTGAGACAAGTCCCATTCCCATTGGGCATTGCCACtgacagctttctctctctctctctctctctctctctctctctctctctctctctctctctctctctctctctctctctctcatcctgtctctcccactcccagctctaCGACATGTTCCATTCAGTGTTGAAGTACCTTCCTGGACCACAGCAACAGATCATCAAGGATACACAGGAACTGGAAGACTTCATGATCAGGAAAGTGAAGCAGAACCAGAGTACCCTGGACATCAATTCCCCACGGAACTTCATTGACTCCTTTCTCATCCACATGCAAGAGGTGAACCAGCACCCGGGGGATTGGGAGGTCCAAAACCAGGCGCGAGGCCATTCAAGACCCTGGGATGCTCCTCACAGTCCCAGTCATGGTTAAACTCTTCCATCAGTTGAGCCCTACCCAAGCCAGGGCACCGGCAAGCAATTTACCATGCCAACCCATTTCCCAGCATTCCCCTGCAAGACACTGTTTTCAGTACATCCCACTCTTCACTTGCTTAGCATCCACAGAAGCAACTGAAAAGGACTCTGTGGAGCCTGAAtttcacaaatgaggaaactATGCTGAAAATGTCCTGCCTGACATCATGCACTAACACAAACCCTTACCTCTCTGGCTCTAACTTTTGCTATCAGCCACCATGATCTTATCATTTCACATCTTGATTCTGAAATACACATCAATGGCCCAGGCAACCTGGGTTTATTATGTGACATCAAAGGGTTTCATATCTGGGAAGAAAGGACATGGAATTCTGTAGAGCGTGAAGGTCAAGGGTCTGATTAGGGACTCTTCTATGGGTTGTTTGAGAAAGCAGGAGAGACTGACATTTAAATTCTGGGTCTGTCTCACATCTGTCTCCAATGACAGACTCCATCATGGCACCCGTGGAGTTCTTTCTCACTCTCCTTACCCCTCACTTGCTAAATGTTACGACCATGAAAAGAGTGACTGttaaaggacagacagacagttgaCTAGAGAGGAGCAAAGATTCCCATGCAGATCCATGACTCCACACATGACCTGGAGATTGCCTTTCCCACCTTTGTCTGGACCCTTGAGAGCTGGATCCAAAGACAACTCCAGAAGTAGTACCCAACCCCCACGACACCCCTGCCCGCCACCCTGAGGAACTTAATCTGCAACGATGACTGTTGAGGGAAGGTGAAATCATATTCCTGAGTCATGTGGCTGCTGATAAATTGCCCTGGCTCAAGTAAAGACCCCTCACCCATGCAGACAGCCCTAATTATAAGCAGtgggccacaaaaaaaaaaaaagtgacagttGGAGGGGAATTAGGAATTCCTTATTAGGAATATGAAAGggttcagctgggcggtggtggcgcacgcctttaatcccagcactagggagacagagccaggtagatctctgtgagttcgaggccagcctggtctaccaggacaggcaccaaaactacacagaaaaaccctgtctcgggggaaaaaggggggggggagtcaatGGGAGGAGAATGGTAAGAGTGTGCCTGACAAATGAGGACACAAGGCTCACTGTGTATGGAAGGGGGTTCatctg
The nucleotide sequence above comes from Peromyscus maniculatus bairdii isolate BWxNUB_F1_BW_parent chromosome 1, HU_Pman_BW_mat_3.1, whole genome shotgun sequence. Encoded proteins:
- the LOC102925863 gene encoding cytochrome P450 2A9 is translated as MLGSGLLLVAILAYLSVMVFTSVWKQKFRGKLPPGPTPLPYIGNYLQLNIKDMYSSIKELSERYGPVFTIHLGPRRVVVLYGYDAVKEALVDQAEEFSGRGEQATYNTLFKGYGVTFSSGERAKQLRRFSIATLRDFGVGKRGVEERIQEEAVCLVKMLQGTCGAPIDPTSYLSQTVSNVINSIVFGDRFDYEDKEFLKLLHMMGQMNRFAASNLGQLYDMFHSVLKYLPGPQQQIIKDTQELEDFMIRKVKQNQSTLDINSPRNFIDSFLIHMQEEKNNPNSEFHIKNLVMTSLNLFFAGSETVSSTLRYGFLLLMKHPDVEAKIHEEIDRVIGRNRQPQFEDRLKMPYTEAVISEIQRFANLAPLGIPRKTIKNTTFRGFFLPKDTEVFPVLGSLLTDPKFFPSPNDFNPQNFLDDRGQLKKNAAFVPFSIGKRFCLGDGLAKMELFLFLTTILQNFRFKFPKKLEDINETPKPLGFTRIIPKYTMSFLPI